Proteins encoded in a region of the Bacillus sp. T3 genome:
- a CDS encoding F0F1 ATP synthase subunit B, whose protein sequence is MLTSSLVLGAAESAAHGGFNGGDIIFQLLMFIILLALLKKYAWGPLMGIMKQREDHVNGQIDAAEKSRVEANKILEEQRALLKEARQEAHVLIENAKKQGDVQREEIIAAARVESDRIKEAAKLEIETQKEKAVTAIREQVASLSVLIASKVIEKELTAQDQEKLINEYIQEAGEKR, encoded by the coding sequence GTGTTAACAAGCAGTTTAGTATTAGGAGCAGCTGAAAGTGCAGCTCATGGCGGATTTAATGGTGGAGACATCATTTTCCAATTATTGATGTTTATCATCTTGTTGGCATTATTGAAGAAGTACGCATGGGGTCCGTTAATGGGCATCATGAAACAACGTGAAGACCACGTAAATGGTCAGATTGATGCAGCTGAAAAAAGCCGTGTTGAAGCAAACAAAATTTTAGAAGAGCAAAGAGCACTTTTAAAAGAAGCACGTCAAGAAGCGCATGTATTAATCGAAAATGCGAAAAAACAAGGCGATGTACAACGTGAAGAAATTATCGCAGCAGCACGCGTAGAATCAGATCGTATTAAAGAAGCAGCGAAGCTTGAAATTGAAACACAAAAAGAAAAAGCTGTTACAGCTATTCGCGAGCAAGTGGCTTCATTATCCGTATTGATTGCGTCTAAGGTTATTGAAAAAGAATTAACCGCTCAAGATCAAGAGAAATTGATCAATGAATATATTCAAGAGGCAGGAGAAAAGCGATGA
- a CDS encoding F0F1 ATP synthase subunit delta has translation MSNSAVAKRYALALFQLSKEHQLLDQMETELRVVKEVVTNNPGLTALLVSPKLSKAKKKEILAEAFSSASPFVLNTLKIMIDRGRADNLAALVDQFVELANEDRGVASAEVYSTRTLTADESAALSSVFASKVGKKSLTINNIVDSNLLGGVKLRIGNRIFDGSLRGKLERLERTLLG, from the coding sequence ATGAGCAACTCTGCAGTAGCAAAGCGCTATGCGTTAGCTCTTTTCCAGCTTTCTAAGGAACACCAGCTTCTTGACCAGATGGAAACAGAACTTCGTGTAGTGAAAGAAGTCGTCACTAACAATCCTGGGTTAACAGCACTATTAGTATCTCCTAAGCTTTCGAAGGCGAAAAAGAAGGAGATTCTAGCAGAAGCTTTTTCATCGGCTAGTCCTTTTGTTTTAAATACGTTAAAAATTATGATTGATCGCGGTCGTGCTGATAATCTTGCAGCACTAGTAGATCAGTTTGTCGAACTTGCGAACGAAGACAGAGGCGTTGCAAGTGCTGAAGTCTACTCAACTCGTACATTAACAGCTGATGAAAGCGCTGCTTTATCATCTGTTTTTGCAAGTAAGGTTGGAAAGAAATCTCTTACTATTAATAATATCGTTGATTCCAATTTGCTCGGCGGCGTTAAGCTACGAATTGGAAACCGGATTTTCGACGGCAGCCTGCGCGGGAAACTGGAACGATTAGAACGTACATTATTAGGCTAA
- the atpA gene encoding F0F1 ATP synthase subunit alpha, producing MSIKAEEISALIKKQIENYQSEIQVSDVGTVISVGDGIARAHGLDNVMAGELVEFSNGVMGMAQNLEENNVGIIILGPFTEIREGDEVRRTGRIMEVPVGPELIGRVVNPLGQPVDGMGPINTTKTRPIEYNAPGVMARKSVHEPLQTGIKAIDALVPIGRGQRELIIGDRQTGKTSVAIDTILNQKGQDMICIYVAIGQKESTVRNAVETLRKHGALDYSIVVTASASQPAPLLYLAPYAGVSMAEDFMYDGKHVLVVYDDLSKQASAYRELSLLLRRPPGREAYPGDVFYLHSRLLERAAKLSDALGKGSITALPFIETQAGDVSAYIPTNVISITDGQIFLQSDLFFSGVRPAINAGLSVSRVGGSAQIKAMKKVSGTLRLDLASYRELEAFAQFGSDLDKATQAKLNRGARTVEVLKQDLNKPLPVEKQVAILYALTKGFLDDIPLQDIRRFEAEFHTWLDHNRKELLDHIVQTKELPADSDMAAAINEFKKTFAVSE from the coding sequence ATGAGCATCAAAGCTGAAGAAATTAGTGCGCTGATAAAAAAGCAAATTGAAAACTATCAGTCGGAAATTCAAGTGAGTGATGTAGGTACGGTTATCTCTGTAGGTGACGGTATCGCTCGTGCTCATGGCCTCGACAATGTCATGGCTGGAGAACTTGTTGAATTTTCAAACGGCGTTATGGGTATGGCACAAAACCTTGAAGAAAATAACGTCGGTATTATCATCCTTGGACCTTTCACTGAAATCCGTGAAGGTGACGAGGTTCGTCGTACAGGCCGTATCATGGAGGTTCCAGTTGGTCCTGAGTTAATCGGACGTGTTGTGAACCCACTTGGACAACCTGTAGATGGTATGGGTCCAATTAATACTACTAAAACTCGTCCTATCGAGTATAATGCTCCAGGAGTAATGGCTCGTAAGTCCGTTCATGAACCACTTCAAACTGGTATCAAAGCGATTGACGCTCTTGTACCAATCGGACGTGGACAACGTGAGTTGATTATCGGTGACCGTCAAACTGGTAAAACATCTGTTGCAATCGATACAATCTTGAACCAAAAAGGTCAAGACATGATTTGTATCTATGTTGCAATTGGACAAAAAGAGTCAACTGTTCGTAACGCAGTTGAAACTCTTCGTAAGCATGGCGCATTAGATTACTCAATCGTCGTAACAGCGTCAGCTTCTCAACCAGCTCCATTACTATACCTAGCTCCTTATGCTGGTGTATCAATGGCTGAAGATTTCATGTATGATGGCAAGCACGTATTGGTTGTTTATGATGACCTTTCTAAGCAAGCTAGCGCATATCGTGAACTTTCATTATTATTACGTCGTCCTCCAGGTCGTGAAGCGTATCCAGGGGATGTATTCTACCTACACAGCCGTCTTTTAGAGCGTGCTGCTAAATTAAGTGATGCACTAGGTAAGGGTTCAATCACTGCCCTTCCATTCATCGAAACACAAGCTGGTGACGTTTCTGCGTACATTCCAACAAACGTTATCTCGATCACTGATGGACAAATCTTCTTACAATCAGACTTGTTCTTCTCAGGTGTTCGTCCAGCAATCAACGCTGGTCTTTCCGTATCTCGTGTAGGAGGATCTGCGCAAATTAAAGCAATGAAGAAGGTTTCTGGTACACTACGTCTTGACCTTGCGTCATACCGTGAACTAGAAGCATTCGCTCAGTTCGGTTCTGACCTTGATAAAGCGACTCAAGCGAAATTAAACCGCGGTGCTCGTACAGTTGAGGTATTAAAACAGGATCTAAACAAGCCACTACCTGTTGAGAAACAAGTAGCGATTCTTTATGCATTAACGAAAGGCTTCTTGGATGATATTCCATTACAAGATATCCGCCGCTTTGAAGCTGAATTCCATACTTGGTTAGACCATAACCGCAAAGAATTGTTAGATCATATCGTTCAAACAAAAGAACTTCCTGCTGATAGCGATATGGCTGCTGCGATCAACGAATTCAAGAAAACATTCGCAGTATCCGAGTAA
- the atpG gene encoding ATP synthase F1 subunit gamma, translating to MASLRDIKSKITSTKKTSQITKAMEMVYSAKWNKGVGNAKAFVPYMEKIQEVTASIAIGSKDANHPMLVSRPVKKTGYIVFTSDRGLCGGYNSNVLRAVYQTIQERHKSTDEYAIVAIGRMGRDFFVKRGMPVILDIIGVSDLPTFEDIRDIANKSVGMYSDGTFDELYVYYTHYLSAISQEVTTKKLLPLTDITTSSKLASYEFEPSAEEILDVLLPQYAESLIYGSLLDSKASESAARMTAMKNATDNAKELINSYTLIFNRARQAAITQEITEIVGGAAALE from the coding sequence GTGGCATCTTTACGTGATATAAAATCAAAGATTACTTCTACGAAAAAGACGAGTCAAATTACCAAAGCGATGGAAATGGTCTATTCAGCTAAATGGAATAAGGGCGTAGGGAATGCAAAAGCATTTGTTCCTTATATGGAGAAAATCCAAGAGGTAACAGCATCGATTGCGATCGGTAGCAAAGATGCAAACCATCCAATGCTCGTATCCCGTCCAGTTAAAAAGACAGGATATATTGTATTTACTTCAGACCGTGGCTTGTGTGGAGGCTATAACTCCAACGTGCTTCGTGCTGTATACCAAACCATCCAGGAACGTCATAAATCGACCGATGAATACGCCATCGTTGCAATCGGAAGAATGGGACGTGACTTTTTCGTAAAGCGCGGTATGCCAGTTATCCTTGATATTATAGGTGTATCTGACCTACCGACTTTTGAAGATATCAGAGACATTGCAAACAAATCAGTCGGAATGTACTCAGACGGTACATTTGATGAATTATATGTCTACTATACCCATTATCTAAGCGCAATTTCTCAAGAAGTAACGACTAAGAAGCTATTACCGTTAACGGATATTACAACTTCTTCCAAACTTGCTTCCTACGAATTTGAGCCATCAGCTGAAGAAATATTGGACGTTCTCTTGCCTCAATATGCTGAAAGCTTAATATATGGTTCGCTATTAGACAGTAAAGCTAGTGAATCTGCCGCAAGGATGACAGCGATGAAGAATGCGACTGATAATGCGAAAGAGCTTATCAACTCGTATACTCTTATCTTTAACCGTGCCCGTCAGGCTGCGATTACGCAAGAAATCACTGAAATCGTCGGCGGTGCAGCAGCACTAGAATAG
- the atpD gene encoding F0F1 ATP synthase subunit beta has product MNKGRVLQIMGPVVDVKFESGQLPEIYNALTINNQARSESEVAINLTLEVAIHLGDDTVRTIAMSSTDGLTRGIEVVDTGAPISVPVGNVTLGRVFNVLGESIDLAEGIPTEARRDSIHREAPTFEQLSTEVEILETGIKVVDLLAPYIKGGKIGLFGGAGVGKTVLIQELINNIAQEHSGISVFAGVGERTREGNDLYHEMTDSGVIKQTAMVFGQMNEPPGARMRVALTGLTMAEYFRDEQGQDVLFFMDNIFRFTQAGSEVSALLGRMPSAVGYQPTLATEMGKLQERITSTNVGSVTSIQAIYVPADDYTDPASATTFAHLDATTNLERKLSEMGIYPAVDPLASTSRALSPEIVGEEHYEVARQVQQTLQRYRELQDIIAILGMDELSDEDKLVVLRARRVQFFLSQNFHVAEQFTGQAGSYVPVKETVKGFKEILEGKYDHLPEDAFRLVGRIEEVVESAKKMGVEV; this is encoded by the coding sequence ATGAACAAAGGACGCGTTCTTCAAATTATGGGTCCGGTTGTTGACGTAAAGTTCGAAAGCGGTCAACTTCCTGAGATCTATAATGCGTTGACAATCAATAATCAAGCGCGTAGCGAATCTGAAGTTGCCATCAACTTAACCCTTGAAGTTGCCATCCATTTAGGTGATGATACAGTTCGTACAATCGCCATGTCTTCCACAGATGGTTTAACACGTGGTATTGAGGTAGTTGACACTGGTGCTCCAATCTCTGTACCAGTTGGGAATGTTACACTTGGACGTGTATTTAACGTTTTAGGTGAATCAATTGACTTGGCTGAGGGAATTCCAACAGAAGCTCGCCGCGATTCAATTCATAGAGAAGCTCCAACTTTTGAACAGCTTTCTACTGAAGTTGAAATCCTTGAAACTGGTATTAAAGTAGTAGACTTACTTGCTCCTTATATTAAGGGTGGTAAGATCGGTCTATTCGGTGGTGCCGGTGTAGGTAAAACGGTATTAATCCAGGAATTAATCAATAACATCGCACAAGAGCACAGTGGTATCTCTGTATTCGCTGGTGTTGGTGAGCGTACTCGTGAAGGAAATGACCTTTACCACGAGATGACTGATTCAGGCGTTATCAAGCAAACAGCGATGGTATTCGGACAAATGAACGAGCCACCAGGAGCACGTATGCGTGTTGCCCTTACTGGTTTGACAATGGCTGAATATTTCCGTGATGAGCAAGGACAAGACGTGTTGTTCTTCATGGATAACATCTTCCGTTTCACTCAAGCAGGTTCTGAGGTTTCTGCGCTATTAGGCCGTATGCCTTCTGCCGTTGGTTACCAACCAACTCTTGCAACTGAAATGGGTAAATTACAAGAACGTATCACTTCTACTAACGTAGGATCTGTTACTTCAATTCAAGCGATTTACGTACCAGCCGATGACTACACTGACCCGGCTTCGGCTACTACATTCGCTCACTTAGATGCAACAACAAACCTTGAGCGTAAGCTTTCTGAAATGGGTATCTACCCTGCGGTGGATCCACTTGCTTCAACTTCTCGTGCATTGTCACCTGAAATCGTTGGAGAAGAGCATTACGAAGTGGCTCGTCAAGTACAACAAACTTTACAGCGTTACCGTGAATTACAAGATATCATCGCCATCCTTGGTATGGACGAATTATCTGATGAGGATAAACTAGTTGTACTTCGTGCTCGTCGTGTTCAATTCTTCTTATCTCAAAACTTCCACGTGGCTGAACAGTTCACTGGACAAGCAGGTTCTTATGTTCCTGTTAAAGAAACGGTTAAAGGATTCAAGGAAATCCTAGAAGGTAAATATGACCACCTTCCAGAAGATGCATTCCGTCTTGTTGGCCGCATTGAAGAAGTCGTTGAGTCAGCTAAAAAGATGGGTGTAGAGGTCTAA
- a CDS encoding F0F1 ATP synthase subunit epsilon → MKTIKVNVVTPDGPVYEKDVEMVSSKAKAGELGILPGHIPMVAPLEIAALRLKTEGKTEFVAVNGGFLEVRPDQVTVLAQSAEKAEDIDVERALRAKERAEQRLRDQKQESNDFRRAELALKRAINRITVAQGKF, encoded by the coding sequence ATGAAGACGATCAAAGTCAATGTTGTTACTCCTGATGGCCCGGTGTACGAAAAGGATGTTGAAATGGTTAGTTCAAAGGCGAAAGCCGGCGAACTAGGTATTTTACCAGGACATATTCCTATGGTTGCTCCGTTAGAAATTGCAGCCCTTCGTTTAAAAACAGAGGGTAAAACAGAATTTGTGGCCGTTAACGGTGGATTCCTAGAAGTGCGCCCAGACCAAGTAACTGTTCTAGCGCAGTCTGCGGAAAAAGCTGAAGACATCGATGTCGAACGTGCCCTTCGTGCAAAAGAACGTGCAGAGCAGCGTTTACGCGATCAGAAACAAGAATCAAATGATTTCCGTCGCGCTGAGCTTGCACTTAAGCGTGCCATCAACCGTATCACTGTTGCACAAGGTAAATTTTAA
- a CDS encoding NADH-quinone oxidoreductase subunit A, with protein sequence MDLLNLYQNNYLIVFVFLCLGVLLPVVALTIGRFVRPYKPSAEKYTTYESGLDPFHDARVQFNVRYYIFALMFVVFDVETVFLYPWAVAYEKLGIFALIEMMIFVIMLLIGLIYAWKKKVLKWI encoded by the coding sequence ATGGATTTACTCAACTTGTATCAGAATAATTATCTGATTGTCTTTGTGTTTCTATGTCTAGGAGTGCTACTGCCAGTTGTGGCTTTGACAATTGGGAGATTCGTTCGCCCTTACAAGCCAAGTGCTGAAAAGTACACTACATATGAGAGTGGTCTAGACCCTTTCCATGACGCAAGGGTCCAATTTAATGTCCGCTATTATATTTTTGCATTAATGTTTGTGGTTTTCGACGTGGAAACTGTATTCTTGTATCCGTGGGCAGTAGCTTATGAAAAACTAGGGATTTTTGCACTAATTGAAATGATGATTTTTGTCATTATGCTTCTAATTGGCCTCATCTATGCGTGGAAAAAGAAGGTGCTCAAATGGATTTAA
- a CDS encoding NADH-quinone oxidoreductase subunit B family protein: MDLSLKDISPQEMEEIKRTVFFTTLEQVKAWATSNSLWPMTFGLACCAIEMMGTGSAAYDLDRFGTIFRASPRQSDCMIVSGTVTKKMAPILRRLYDQIPEPKWVIAMGSCATAGGPYVKSYSVVKGVDQIVPVDVYIPGCPPNPAALIYGINKLKEKIRYEAKTGKKVL, translated from the coding sequence ATGGATTTAAGTTTAAAAGACATCTCACCTCAAGAAATGGAAGAAATCAAACGGACTGTGTTTTTTACAACTCTCGAACAGGTCAAAGCTTGGGCAACGAGTAATTCGCTATGGCCAATGACATTTGGTCTGGCTTGTTGTGCCATCGAAATGATGGGAACTGGCTCTGCAGCCTATGACTTAGACCGATTTGGAACAATTTTTCGTGCATCACCGCGTCAGTCAGACTGTATGATCGTATCCGGAACTGTTACAAAGAAAATGGCGCCAATCCTGCGTCGACTTTATGATCAAATCCCTGAGCCAAAATGGGTGATTGCTATGGGATCCTGTGCAACTGCAGGGGGACCGTATGTGAAATCCTATTCTGTTGTTAAAGGTGTCGATCAAATTGTTCCAGTTGACGTGTATATTCCAGGATGCCCGCCAAATCCTGCGGCACTTATATATGGAATTAATAAATTAAAAGAGAAGATCCGCTACGAGGCTAAAACCGGGAAGAAGGTGCTGTAA
- a CDS encoding NADH-quinone oxidoreductase subunit C, with amino-acid sequence MDERGKDIETIKKEAAAKAKAAAAAKAKAAALAKQKATEQASELQATESKEALEAETPAASSDGADAKAKAAAAAKAKAAAAAKAKAAALAKQKAAEQASEPQPEEVGASTDDAKAKAKAAAAAKAKAAAAAKAKAAAAAKAKAQAAGTDTGAATDDEKAKAIAAAKAKAAAAAKAKAAAAAKAGGAGVADASGDDEKAKAIAAAKAKAKAAAAAKAKAAGATAGATADAAPAQVEQPSPNQQYLDKYVRVIEEHLGNEVLEDSYINKLSKDVPTLVAKRDTYFKVAQFLKYNEQLGFDYLSELHGTDFETHMEVYVHLYSYKNRQSVALKVKIDRDQPELESLQPLWAGADWPECEAYDLLGIKFLGHPNLHRIFLGEDWVGYPLRKDYEQYDVEV; translated from the coding sequence ATCGATGAGCGGGGAAAAGATATAGAGACAATTAAAAAAGAAGCCGCCGCGAAAGCGAAAGCCGCCGCAGCAGCAAAGGCAAAAGCCGCTGCGCTAGCAAAGCAAAAGGCGACAGAACAAGCGTCCGAGCTGCAAGCTACTGAGTCCAAGGAAGCACTAGAGGCCGAAACGCCAGCAGCAAGCTCAGACGGGGCAGATGCGAAAGCCAAAGCCGCAGCCGCCGCCAAAGCGAAAGCCGCCGCAGCTGCGAAGGCGAAAGCCGCTGCACTAGCAAAGCAAAAAGCGGCAGAACAAGCGAGCGAGCCACAGCCTGAAGAAGTTGGCGCGTCTACAGATGATGCGAAAGCCAAAGCCAAAGCTGCTGCCGCCGCCAAGGCAAAAGCTGCCGCCGCTGCAAAAGCCAAGGCCGCAGCTGCAGCCAAAGCAAAGGCACAAGCCGCCGGAACCGATACAGGTGCAGCAACCGATGATGAAAAAGCGAAAGCTATTGCAGCCGCCAAGGCAAAAGCCGCAGCCGCCGCCAAAGCCAAGGCCGCAGCCGCTGCAAAGGCTGGAGGAGCAGGCGTTGCCGATGCCTCAGGAGACGATGAAAAGGCGAAAGCGATCGCCGCTGCCAAAGCGAAGGCAAAAGCTGCCGCTGCTGCAAAAGCGAAAGCCGCTGGAGCAACAGCCGGTGCTACAGCAGATGCAGCGCCAGCACAAGTAGAACAACCATCACCAAACCAACAGTATCTTGATAAATATGTACGTGTCATCGAAGAACACCTTGGTAATGAGGTTTTAGAAGATTCTTATATTAATAAGCTTTCCAAAGATGTACCGACATTAGTCGCTAAACGAGATACTTATTTTAAAGTAGCGCAGTTTCTGAAATACAACGAACAGCTTGGTTTCGATTATTTATCAGAACTGCATGGCACGGATTTTGAAACCCATATGGAAGTGTATGTCCATCTTTATTCATATAAAAACCGGCAATCAGTCGCTTTAAAAGTAAAGATCGACCGCGACCAGCCTGAGCTCGAGTCGCTTCAACCGCTTTGGGCAGGTGCAGACTGGCCTGAGTGTGAGGCATACGACCTATTAGGCATCAAATTCCTTGGGCATCCAAACCTCCATCGTATTTTTCTTGGCGAGGATTGGGTAGGGTACCCACTCCGCAAAGATTATGAACAATATGATGTGGAGGTATAA
- a CDS encoding NADH-quinone oxidoreductase subunit D, whose amino-acid sequence MIRTEEMMLNIGPQHPSTHGVFRLVVKIDGEKITEAIPVVGYLHRGTEKLAENLQYTQIIPYTDRMDYLSAMTNNYVLVHSVETMMGLEIPERAEYLRVIVMELNRIASHLVWWGTFLLDLGATSPFLYAFREREMIINMLTELSGARLTFNYMRVGGVKWDAPEGWIEKVKEFIPYMRQELSGYNDLVTGNEIFINRVKGIGKYTKEDALNYSLSGINLRSTGVKWDLRKDEPYSIYDRFEFDVPVRTEGDCLSRYFLRLEEIEESLKILEQAVEQFPAEGEILAKVPKIIKAPKGEGFVRIESPRGEIGCYIASDGKKEPYRLKFRRPSFYNLQILPKLLKGENISNLIAILGAIDIVLGEVDG is encoded by the coding sequence ATGATACGTACTGAAGAAATGATGTTGAACATCGGTCCACAGCATCCAAGTACCCATGGTGTTTTTCGATTAGTCGTAAAAATTGACGGGGAAAAGATTACCGAGGCAATACCAGTCGTTGGATACTTACACCGTGGAACCGAAAAACTAGCTGAAAACCTACAATATACACAAATTATTCCGTATACGGACCGCATGGACTATTTGTCCGCCATGACGAATAACTATGTACTTGTTCATTCTGTAGAAACGATGATGGGATTAGAAATTCCGGAACGCGCAGAATACTTGCGGGTTATTGTAATGGAACTTAATCGGATTGCCAGTCACTTAGTTTGGTGGGGAACATTCCTGCTCGACCTAGGGGCAACAAGTCCATTCTTGTACGCCTTCCGTGAGCGGGAAATGATTATTAATATGCTAACAGAGCTGTCAGGAGCTCGCTTAACCTTTAACTATATGCGTGTTGGCGGGGTTAAATGGGACGCTCCAGAAGGTTGGATTGAAAAGGTAAAAGAATTCATTCCTTATATGCGCCAAGAGCTTTCCGGCTATAATGACCTTGTAACTGGGAACGAAATCTTCATTAACCGTGTAAAAGGAATCGGGAAGTATACGAAGGAAGACGCACTAAACTACTCCTTAAGCGGCATCAATCTACGCAGCACAGGCGTGAAGTGGGATCTTCGTAAAGATGAGCCGTACTCAATCTATGACCGCTTTGAATTCGACGTACCCGTTCGCACAGAAGGGGATTGCTTATCCCGTTACTTCCTGCGCCTAGAAGAAATCGAAGAATCTTTAAAAATTCTCGAGCAAGCTGTGGAACAATTCCCAGCTGAGGGTGAAATCCTTGCAAAAGTACCAAAGATCATTAAAGCACCAAAAGGAGAAGGATTTGTTAGAATCGAATCGCCACGTGGCGAAATCGGCTGCTATATTGCAAGTGATGGGAAAAAAGAACCGTACCGCTTAAAGTTCAGAAGACCATCATTCTATAATTTACAGATTCTACCAAAATTATTAAAAGGCGAGAACATCTCAAACTTAATTGCTATATTAGGTGCGATTGACATTGTCCTCGGGGAGGTGGACGGCTAA
- the nuoH gene encoding NADH-quinone oxidoreductase subunit NuoH: MVEELLYSSPGWLNFGIFFLLATILLLVILGFVTYAILAERKVMGFMQLRKGPDQLGGRFGLLQTIADVLKLLIKEDTIPKLADKPLFIVAPVIAFAPSFMVVATIPFTDKLQFADIGIGLLYYVAVSGMTIVGILTGGWASNNKYSLLGGMRAAAQMISYEIPLVMSVLGVILLSGSLNLNDIIAAQQNGWYILLQPVAFIVFVIAAVAELNRVPFDLPEAENELVAGYFTEYSGFRWAFFMLTEYVYMFAMSGLITAIFLGGWLPLPFLGFIPGAVWFALKFTFVVFFLLWIRSTFPRVRADQLMEFGWKVLLPVALANIFLTALFKELIKLF, translated from the coding sequence ATGGTCGAGGAACTTTTATATTCCAGTCCAGGTTGGCTGAATTTCGGTATCTTCTTCCTTTTAGCAACAATCTTACTTTTAGTTATTCTAGGGTTCGTAACCTACGCCATCCTAGCCGAACGGAAAGTAATGGGCTTCATGCAATTACGGAAAGGGCCAGACCAACTGGGTGGGCGCTTCGGTCTATTGCAAACGATAGCCGACGTATTAAAGCTATTAATTAAGGAAGATACAATCCCAAAGCTAGCAGATAAACCATTATTTATCGTGGCACCAGTCATCGCCTTTGCACCATCGTTTATGGTCGTTGCAACCATTCCCTTCACCGACAAACTTCAGTTTGCTGATATCGGAATAGGGCTACTCTACTACGTAGCAGTATCCGGCATGACCATCGTTGGGATTTTAACAGGGGGCTGGGCCTCCAACAATAAATACTCCTTATTAGGAGGAATGCGAGCTGCGGCTCAGATGATTTCATACGAAATTCCGCTCGTTATGTCTGTTCTAGGAGTGATTCTCCTTTCAGGAAGCTTAAACTTAAACGACATTATTGCCGCACAGCAAAATGGCTGGTACATCCTTTTACAGCCAGTGGCCTTCATTGTCTTCGTGATTGCTGCTGTCGCTGAGCTTAACCGGGTACCATTCGATCTTCCAGAGGCCGAAAACGAACTTGTAGCAGGTTATTTCACCGAGTACTCAGGCTTCCGTTGGGCATTCTTCATGCTCACAGAATATGTTTATATGTTTGCGATGTCAGGACTCATCACCGCTATATTCCTAGGCGGCTGGCTCCCATTGCCATTCCTGGGCTTTATTCCAGGTGCAGTATGGTTTGCGCTCAAATTCACATTCGTTGTCTTCTTCCTACTATGGATTCGCAGCACCTTCCCACGTGTCCGTGCTGACCAACTAATGGAATTCGGCTGGAAAGTCCTACTGCCAGTAGCACTAGCAAACATATTCCTAACAGCGTTATTTAAAGAATTAATTAAACTTTTTTAA
- a CDS encoding NADH-quinone oxidoreductase subunit J produces MTGELVAFMGLALVAITGRVLLLNLKNVVQSVLALVLTFISIAGIYITLSAEFVAGVQVLIYSGAITIIMMFGIMLTKHDHVEEPKQGGFRKFLLFLGIVGFAAAFYFGIYNLEFPESNIALHDRNTEQIGKALYSRFVIPFEVTSVVLLVALIGAIVLAKKDDEKEANK; encoded by the coding sequence ATGACCGGAGAACTAGTAGCATTTATGGGCTTAGCACTCGTCGCGATAACCGGCAGGGTGCTACTTCTGAACCTAAAGAACGTCGTTCAAAGTGTTCTTGCCCTTGTATTAACCTTTATCAGTATTGCAGGAATCTATATTACATTATCTGCAGAATTTGTCGCGGGGGTCCAAGTCCTGATTTATTCAGGGGCCATCACGATTATCATGATGTTCGGAATCATGCTCACAAAGCATGACCACGTTGAAGAACCGAAACAAGGAGGCTTTCGCAAATTCTTACTATTCCTCGGAATCGTCGGCTTTGCGGCAGCGTTTTATTTCGGTATTTACAACCTGGAGTTCCCCGAATCGAATATTGCTCTGCACGACAGAAATACGGAGCAAATTGGTAAGGCGCTCTATTCTCGATTCGTGATTCCATTTGAAGTCACATCTGTCGTCCTTTTAGTCGCATTAATTGGCGCTATCGTCCTTGCTAAAAAAGACGACGAAAAGGAGGCGAACAAATAA
- the nuoK gene encoding NADH-quinone oxidoreductase subunit NuoK: MGISVYLTLALILFCIGLYGALSKRNTVIVLISIELMLNAVNVNLVAFSKFGVIPSIDGQIFALFAMAVAAAEAALGLAILIALYHNKKTVNIDEMNTMKN, translated from the coding sequence ATGGGCATTTCCGTTTATTTAACACTCGCATTAATTCTTTTCTGTATCGGCCTGTACGGTGCACTATCAAAGAGAAACACCGTTATCGTCCTTATCTCAATTGAACTCATGCTGAACGCCGTCAACGTCAATCTTGTCGCCTTCAGTAAATTTGGGGTCATCCCATCGATTGACGGACAAATTTTTGCTCTTTTCGCGATGGCCGTAGCTGCAGCTGAGGCTGCTCTTGGACTGGCAATTCTCATCGCACTCTATCACAATAAGAAAACCGTCAACATCGACGAAATGAACACGATGAAGAACTAA